Part of the Woronichinia naegeliana WA131 genome, ACTTGAATTAACTCTTGACGATGGGCAATAAGCTCAAAAGTAATATTTTGTTGGTGATTTTGGTCAATTCCATGATTAGCGATCAACAAATCGGGAATAATTTGTTTAAGTTTATGGGTTAATTGATCAAGGGTTTCTGCCTCTGTTACTAAACCCTGAATATCCTGGCTTTCAGCAACCCAAACTTCTGCTTCCCGATCCCAAAATGCTTGTATTGTGTATAAATTAGACATAATCAAGGACTTATTTGCAATATATTTTGGCTTCATTATAATCTATATCAAGACAGCGATCGCATTGTGTTTTTTGTCTGATTAGACGATCGCGTTCTGTTTTTTTGCCTGATTAGGCGATCGCATTTTGGGGTGATTAGTCGGGCGATCGCGTTTTGAGGTGAGTGGTTGGGCGATCACGGTTTGATGCTAAAATTCCGACAAGATGAATAGCCAAAACGACGACTACGATAGCCCTTGGAAAGAAGCCCTAACCCGTTATTTACCCGAATTTTTGGACTTCTATTTTCCCCTGGCTCATCAGGCGATCAACTGGACTCAACCCCATACCTTTCTCGATCAAGAACTCGCTCAAATTGTTCGAGATAGTGAACTCGGTAAACGACGGATTGATTGCCTAGTTCAAGTAACCACCCGAACCTTGGAAATAGAATGGGTTTATATTCACATCGAAGTTCAAAGCCAAGTAGATTCAAACTTTGCTGAACGATTATTTACCTATAATTATCGTCTTTATGACCGTTATCACCGCCCCGTAGCAACTCTCGCAGTACTAGCTGATGAACGATTAAATTGGCGACCAGGGGGATTTAGTTACAATCTATTTGGCAGTCAGATGAGTTTGCAATTTGCCAGTGTAAAAATCCTCGACTATGCTCCCCAACTAGAAGAGCTTTTAGAAAATCCGAATCCTTTTGCATTGGTGACAGCAGCCCATTTATTAACGCAAAGAACTCGTAAAGATGTCCAAGCGCGTTATGCG contains:
- a CDS encoding DUF4351 domain-containing protein, producing MNSQNDDYDSPWKEALTRYLPEFLDFYFPLAHQAINWTQPHTFLDQELAQIVRDSELGKRRIDCLVQVTTRTLEIEWVYIHIEVQSQVDSNFAERLFTYNYRLYDRYHRPVATLAVLADERLNWRPGGFSYNLFGSQMSLQFASVKILDYAPQLEELLENPNPFALVTAAHLLTQRTRKDVQARYAAKWRLAKLLYERDWGKQRIIDLFSVIDWLMTLPPELEKQLWTSISKLERNIKMPYVTSVERIGIEQGIEQGEMMLLRRMLAKRFGDLPEAIEIRLSQASIADLELWSDRLLDAKTLAEVFNES
- a CDS encoding DUF1902 domain-containing protein — protein: MSNLYTIQAFWDREAEVWVAESQDIQGLVTEAETLDQLTHKLKQIIPDLLIANHGIDQNHQQNITFELIAHRQELIQVA